cctACGAGAAAATATTCACTCTAAATGAAGTATTAATGTCTGATGATGCAGGCTTTGAGCAATGGTGTTTATAAAAGTGTTGAGCACAGGGTTGTTACAAATAAAGCAAAAGAGAGATTCTCCACTGCATTTTTCTTATGCCCATCCTATGATACAGAAATACGAAGTTGTTTTGAGCCTTCTGTTTATAGAACATTTACCTTTAGAGAATTCAGACAACAAGTCCAAGAAGATGTTAAGAAATTTGGTTATAAAGTAGGTCTCCCTAGGTTTCTTGTCTCAACTGACTAAACTCAAATTATTTTTGGTAGTAATTaaaaatgcatatatatatatatggtcacATTGACGACCTTTTAAATAGTGTACGTACGTATAGAAAAAATGTATAAGTTAGTCTTTCTctttttgagttttaatttaGTAAGGTccatatcttatatatataatcccTAGCTATATAAGTATTAATTACTACATTGTACTATGTAAGCAGATGAGTGCGAGCTAATTAATAATACTTTACTAAAGTATCTCTAATTTTGATACTTTATTAGTGGAAACAatgtttttcttgttttgtgATTGTGATTTATTTCTAGCAAAGTATTTTATATACTTTTGTctcaatttttaaaagttatgcaaatataaattaaatttacgctttttatttctccttctttttgTTTCCTCCTCATCCTCCTCCATATTGATTCACAAGATCTAACCATCCAGGCTAAGAACCTGGCCTTAACACGAATAATTTTAACttgtataattaatatttaaaataatttatcaaaatgaTGGCTTTAAGAAGGAAGGTGTGGAATTGAATCAAGAGAACATTAATGGGTGGAAAAAGTGGAATAATTAAACAACACATACAAGTCTTATATCAACCCATCAAGATTTGTAAACAGTTTAAGAACATAAGTAGAAAATGGGTGAACAATGAACGACATAGACAAATTTTACTACTCTTCAAGACTTAATGAACAATTTAACAAGATATgtagaataaacaaaaataGTTAGAATAAAAGATGGTATCAAGTATTGTTAGTAACGTATATGTAACTTGTGAACaatttgtattaaaattataatctgTCCTTAGACATAACTTGTGAAAACTTAACTTGTTATTGTTTCGTCTGACATAACTTGTGAAAATGTTATGATTCACTTGTGAAGGTTGTGATATCGGAGGTTATTTATGCACGAATTTCTTAAACGAGGGAGAAAATTTAAACAATCCTTAAATAACCCTGTTAATTTGTGCAAATCATCCCCTAAAAGTTTGAAGTTGGCATATCCACTAAAACTTGGTATTATACATGAACATTGTACacaaaaaatttcaacaattccAGAAAAGATAAAGATCaattttattacttttaaaaCACCAGGAAGTACATGCATATGGTATTTACAAAGGAAAAAATACAATCCATgataaacaacatattcacCATTGAAGTAAGTACTAAAATGCATCccttatatattattaatgtctgATTTTGCTATTCACAGTTCACATAGAAGAAGGCGGAGGAGGAGCAACATTTGGCTACTCTTTATGTAGGGATCCTAAAATGGCTATTTGTGCACTTCCCTAACTTTGCCTGGAGCCCAATTTGGAAGTCAAAAATTTATGTCAACAATTTTGATAAATGTATTTAATTCAATGATTAATCAAGATGAAGTTTTGTTTGTTTCTTCAAGCAAACTGATTAGTTGACTGAGAAATCACCGCTCAAAGTTGATCATTAATTCAGTCAGTTCTCGATAAATAATTACTTGATCAAGTTTAAGTAAAAGTACATTGTAATTCTTTAATAATACTGGTTAATGTTATTCGAAAGTAATGACATATTTCTTAGGAAATATGTAATTGgttcattaattaaatttatgctATTTCTGAAAATCTTTCACACTATTGAAATTATGAATGGCTTACCTATGTAACACCACACATTTGTATCACTTTTTTTTTCCCAATCAATAGAAATTTTCATATGGTAACTCAGATGGTAAAGCACAATATTCTTCGAAGAATAAAAACCTAAACAATTTCCTACAAAACCTTAACCAATTgtagtattttatttgattcacaGATAAATTGAATATTGTTATGTTAGTATGtactaaaaataattcaaatttaatccgGGATTTCTTATATTATACTACCTTATTAAAATAATTGCACTAATGTAATTAATAGTTTTACTAAAATTAAAAAGCTTGGTGTTGTTTGACTGAAAGGAAAAGTCAACGATCAAAGGACAGAAAAGTCATTTCGAAAAACCCAATATAGCAGCCTTCATATACAACGCAATCTGGGTTAGTCGGAGACGGAGAGAAAAACGCCGACGATCGGAGATGGCGCGAAGAACAACGATCCAATGGTTCGCGCTCACAGTTACTATCGTGCTCTCCCTTCTCGTTCAGCCTTCCTTCTCCATATACTGTGACGAAGATGACTGTTACGATCTCCTTGGGTAATCTCCCTTTCAAACtactactatatttttaatttcttcattccttttttcactttttttttttgcagggTGACTCAAAATGCCAATTCTTCTGAAATCAAGAAAGCTTATTACAAGCTCTCTCTAAAACAGTAAACTTTTTTGCTCCTTCTATCTcaactgattttttttttttttttgatttggttAAAATTGGGAAGTTTTTGATAATTGTGTTGTTTAGTCATCCAGATAAAAACCCTGATCCAGAATCAAAGAAGTTATTTGTGAAAATTGCAAATGCTTATGAGGTAATTAATATTCTGTTtcttaggtttttttttttttttttaagctttGCTTCAGTAATTTTCTGAAATTAATTAGCACATCAAATTGGGATTTCAATTATGTgcattgaaaaattaaaatccaATGATTAACAAGCCGCAGAGCTTATTATTGAAGCAAGAAAAGGGAACCCAGAAGAAGAATTAGATGGAAGTATCATAACTTAAGTGAATTTGAGTAAATCCTAATGGagtattaatttcatatatgggtaaaaaaaaaagagctttCTTGTTGCCTTGGTCAGCACCTTGTGTTTTCAACAAGCGAGATGCATCTGATCTAATACAAATGCTACCTTCATGCCATGTTATATGTGTTGTTTGACTGGACATGGGGTTAAAGATGTTGTAGTACTAACTAAAAAAGTTCAGTTTTAtagaaaagaacaaaaaagtTGTGAAAGATATTAATGGAACATTGTCTAACAGTTTGGGATGTCATATATTTGGGATGGGGGGAGTAGTATGTTTTTGTGATAAATATTAAAGGGTTGATTTTCCCCatagattttgaaaaatgaaGCCACAAGGGAGCAGTATGATTATGCACTTGCCCATCCAGAGGAGGTTAGTTTCCATTGCTCTTTTGGTTACATATTCTTTTGCATAAAAGTTTTTCATAGAATTTCGGTGAGTAGTCCTAGTGCTTTCATTTTTATTCCGTAGTACCCCAGTGACATTCTTTTTAGTATCTTGGAGTCCAGCTTATGCGTATTGGACTTTCTTGGGCAATGCTATTAGACTTCTCAATTGACAGATGATAATCAGGTTGCATactaatgtattttttttatgcttttgaATTTTCAGTTTTTCTACAATACGGCACGGTATTACCATGCTTACTATGGTCACAAAACTGTGAGtcttttcctttcctttccAGATATTTGTATTCTTTTATCAACACTTCatatgggtgaaactttcagcATGATATTTCATTATACATGTAAAGTTAATTTTATACTCACTTAGATGTTTGTGTTTGAAATTATAGGATACCCGTGCTGTCCTCGTTGGTCTTCTTTTGATAGTCTCAATATTTCAGTATCTGAATCAGTGGACAAGATATAATCAGGTAAAGTAATACTTAACACTCATCACTAAGATTTCTCTGTTTGCTAGCTGCATCAGCAATCAATGGTTAAAGATTAGATCCTTGTATTATAGTCTGGTAATTGAAGAATGCTGTCATGACTTTTATTTTGCTTgatttcctatttttattttagttttatggTTTGAAAAATGTAAAATCCCCATGATGACGTTTTATAGTTTGACGATCTAAGAGCAGTGTGATAGTGTGATCCTTAgacaataaaagaaaagaacagtCCTATGATGATCAATGAGATTAAATGAGATGATCCTTATGTATAAGTAAACTATGTGCCTTGAGTATTTGTCTGGGTAAACCTAGCTGATATGAagatgcatcattttatgattatCTATCTTACGAGGTGTACTTATTTGTTTGtagataataattattttttgtcgATAAATTTGAGGATAATATTTAATAACTAAACTAGAAAATTGTTCCTCTAGCCATATTACTCCTGTCATCCTATTCTGATGCACCTTATTGTCAATAGGATAAGAATATGATTCACCAGAAGTGAAAGCAGAGCAAATATGGATTTGGTGAGAAAGTAGAGTATTCGGATGAGTTTATTAGGACAGCAATAGCATATTGATCGATAAAGAGTCTGGAGAACTAGGAGAAATCTGTGGTAATACATTAACTAAAAACAATGGCGTTACTAAGAATGATCCAATTAACCATGCATATATCCATATTTAAAGAAATCAATCATAATATTACCACTTTTACTCTAGATATCAACCTATTGCTACTATCCTCCTTTATCAGGGCTTGGAACCAGCTATGTTTCATTGTTTTGCGAATCTTAAATCGGTAGAGTTAATGACAATTACTGACTGTTCCGAAAATTTAAGAGGAAGAAGGATAAGATTTTGTGAATTCATGCTGTATACCCTTGATCTAAGTCTGCAGAGAACACCTTCGAAGCAACAAAATCTTCAAGAAGTTGTGGCATGATTCTAATAAAACTCTCCCCTCTTCTAAATGAGCATCGGAAGATACAGTAGCTTCCAAAAAATTGCATACATGCCAATAAGAATAAGACCGACATGAGGCAGATTCTAAGGCAAGGAAAATACCATCTCTTTccaatttaatatttaaataatcaaTCATCTAGATACACTCCAAGATTCACAATAAATATAAAGAGGTTTCTTACATATtcttttcttcacttttctGCATTACCTAGTTTGATTTGTAATGGAAATTCAGAATGATCTTGGGTGAGCAATTTTATTGTTTAACATTGCAAAATAGCAGTTGGACTCCAAAGTAGTGCAATATGTTGAAAGGTTACATCATGGTAAAATAAAACAAGATAAAATTCTCCTCCTTCTGAATTCTGTGAGACAGTAATAGCTGGCTTAAGCAAAAAGTAGAAAAGAGTGACCTATAGTTGGAGATGGAGATAGTTCTTTTTTGACTTCTTACTATTACTTTGCCATGTGTTATAAATTGTGATTTCCTCTTTTATTAGGCTATTGACATGGTCAAGAAAACACCTGCTTATAAAAACAAGCTACGTGCTTTGGAGCTTCAACGCACTGGAGGAATGGCTAATAGGAAGAAGGGCAACAAGCAGATGGACAAGTATGAGCATATCTCTCGTTCATTGACTATGCCACCTGAATCTTCTGGTTTAGCTTGATGAAACATACTTGCTTTTTCATATGGGCTGTCATTCAAATTTGTTTATTTGCTAAATCTGGGTTTATCAGCCGAATTTGCTATTTGTGACAGGAAGGTGGAAGAAGAACTTGGCAAGGAACTCAACTTGGACATAAAAGGCACTGAAAAGCCTTCTGTTTGGGAACTAATTGGAATCCGTTTTATACTTCTTCCTTACACTCTGGGAAAGGTAGCAGCATTTTTGGTGTTTTATGCATAACAATGAAATGAAAAGACATTTTGGTTTTGGCAGTTGATCCAAATTTCGTCGTGCTTATAGTTTGTTTTGCTAGAGGGTTTAAAATAAGATACTTTAtgcttatgaatgcttatgaatACAAGATATTGAGGGTTCCTGACATTCTTCTTCTGTCTTCTGAAGCTGTTGCTGTGGTATGGATGTTGGTTCTGGAAGTACAATGTCAAGCATGCTCCATACTCATGGGAAGATGCCTCCTATTTGACACAAAGGTCCCTTCGGGCTTCTCTTGATTCATGGATATCTATTGGTAAGACAAACTGATTTTCCTGTGTTTATGAACACTGGTAGTGTTGAGTAATGCAAACAACTTTCAGATACACACGTGTATAACTTGAGAAATGTAGATAAAAGTGATTGAGGATATATATGCGATTGTGATGCTTTTTACAAATGTTTCCTCGAATCATTGCTGCTTGGCATACTACCAATATAGTGTTTTGATAaagtttttcttttcaattcttGCTGTTTATGATTTCTTTCAATCATGCTTCTTTTATCAGACGAATCAACCAAGGAAGATCTTATTGAaagacggctttgggagaagtCCAACTTTGAAAGCTATGTGGCAGAGATGCGCAAGGAATCAAAGCGCCGAagataaaagttttttttttttttactcaaaGCTGTGTGTAGGATGAGACCAGTTTTGATGGGGAGTATTCTGACACATGAAGCCGAAAGTCTAATGTTAAATTATTGAAGAGAAATTCTTTTGACAAGGAGAGCTATTGGATTGATTAGTATGTTATAGAACTTGGATTTTCACGGTCAGTGTCATAGCTATAGTACTCAAAATAATAACTATACAAAAAAAACGTATTGAGACGGGATACAAGCATACTGCATTTGGAGCAATTTTGGGGGACAAACTTCTTCTGATGAGTGCTGCTACCCACGGTGATTTTGCTGTTGTAATGCTAGGTTAGTATATGTGTCGAACCATCTATATGTTCTGAAAAGGACAGGAATTCCGTTCCATATAATGAACTTCATACTTGGTTATGTTGTATTTCTATGTACCGTAGTCTTAACTGGTGAACTGTGAACATGAAAATGGCAGGTCTGTCATTACCAATTGGAAGTGTTAGCTCGATTTAAGCATATGCTTTCTATCTGCATTAACTTCTTCATGtataagattaaaattttgagtGCTCCTCTTCGTAGGATGAGTTGAATTCTTTGGTCTTAACCGTTTCCATCAGCCAGAAATGAAGAATAAAAGTAATTTCAAGTTGGTTAAGATgagaaacttttttttttattttttataaagaaGATGGAGGAATACTTTTTCATGCTTTATTTTTTCTAAGACTACATGTTGATCCCTAAGCTTCTGTTTTTATGAAGGACAAATATTATTGTGAGACACGTACAGAACTTCTCCACAACTGCGTCATATGGTGGACTTATTTATCTATATCCTGACTGGGAAAGAGAGAGTTGAATGTACGTCGAGGGAAGTGCACATAATAGCAGATATGGTGTGAATGCTGGCACGAGGAAGATGCTTTTACATAGAATAATTTCTTTTAGATCCTTTTTGACTTCTTAAATCTAAACCAGTCATTTATCAGAGAGGGTGGGAGtgtttcatatatatatggaaGAATCTCTGGGTGAAGCAGAGAAAACTGAGAAGCACCAGAATTCTAAACCCTCCATTAATAGTTAATAAAGTACTCAGCTTGTAGAATTGATATGTCCTGAATTGGCTAGTAACTGTTCTCCTTGATTCATTGCCAATAACAACGCTAATCTAAGTAATTCGCCACGTAGCTACATACTGCAAACAAGTTTCACACACACTCCAGGTAGATCAGAAGCCTCAATTTTTCACACAAAAATCAAATTTGTAAAGACAAGACTGAAATTAATGTTTCAAAAGATCACCATTTTACAGCTCCTCATTCGGCGCAGCTCTTTTAGTATTTTACAGAATCATGGATACAGAATCAAATGCTTCTCATTGCATTCACAGAGTAAGAACAATTCTCTAAGAAAAGTGTGCTGAGGTAACGTTGAAGTTAGTTCTGTCAACAATGTCCACATCATACATTGCTCTGTTTGTATAACTTGGTGTCAAGAACTTGCTTTCCACACATTGCACATACTCCTGCACAGGAAGAACACTTTAGACAAGACATAA
The sequence above is a segment of the Solanum dulcamara chromosome 11, daSolDulc1.2, whole genome shotgun sequence genome. Coding sequences within it:
- the LOC129872246 gene encoding chaperone protein dnaJ 50: MARRTTIQWFALTVTIVLSLLVQPSFSIYCDEDDCYDLLGVTQNANSSEIKKAYYKLSLKHHPDKNPDPESKKLFVKIANAYEILKNEATREQYDYALAHPEEFFYNTARYYHAYYGHKTDTRAVLVGLLLIVSIFQYLNQWTRYNQAIDMVKKTPAYKNKLRALELQRTGGMANRKKGNKQMDKKVEEELGKELNLDIKGTEKPSVWELIGIRFILLPYTLGKLLLWYGCWFWKYNVKHAPYSWEDASYLTQRSLRASLDSWISIDESTKEDLIERRLWEKSNFESYVAEMRKESKRRR